The following is a genomic window from Caproiciproducens sp. CPB-2.
TAACCATCTGGAAGAAGAGGGAGACGCTATTTTCAGCGAAGCAATGAGAGAACTGTTCGATCCGGCAAACAAAATGGAAATGATCGATGTGATCCGGCTCCAGAATCTTTACAATACCATGGAGAATTCGCTGGATTACTGTGAAGACGTCGCCGACATTGTAGAACAGATTATTATTTCCAACACCTGAGTTCATTGCCTTTTTGAAGCTCACCTTTCTGACGGGTGGGCTTTTTATTTTTCCGGCAAAAAGGGTGGGAAAGTTGCATATTGAACCGCAACCAATAGTTTGCTATAATACTCTTAATCATGACATCATTGTGTAAAAGGGGATTTTTCATGGCAAAGGTTACTTTGATTGCTTATACTCCCGAACCGGAAAAAACAGTTGCGCAGGCGGCAAAGCTCTGTTATTCGCCTGCTTCCATAGAAGAGATATCGGAAGGACTCACCGGCGAAAAGGTCGCGTCCTTTGTGGACATGCTGGCCGAAATCGGGCATGAAAGCCCGATTGAGCACGCGTCCTTCACCTTTGGGATCGAAGGGGTCTCCCGTTCCTTCCTGGCGCAGATGACCCGCCACCGCATCGCTTCCTACAGCGTGCAGAGCCAGCGCTACGTGACGGAAGCCTGTTTTGAATACGTGATTCCGCCGGAGATCGAGGCGATCCCCGAAGCGAAGGCGGAGTTCCTTCTGGCCATGAAGGAGGACCAAAAACACTACGAAAAGCTGACGTCCCTTTTAAAGGAGAAGCATAAAAAAACGCTGACGGACGCCGGAAAGGATGAAAAGTCCGCCGAGCGCGCCGCGCAGAAGCAGGCGATTGAGGACGCGCGGTTTGTCCTGCCCAACGCCTGCGACACCAAGATGGTGTGCACGATGAACGCCCGCTCGCTGTATAATTTCTTTTCCCACCGCTGCTGCAACCGCGCCCAGTGGGAAATCCGAGCCGTCGCGGTGGAGATGCTGCGGCTGGTCCGCGGCGTGGCGCCGCACCTTTTCAGGCACTGCGGGCCGCCCTGTTTGCGCGGTGCATGCCCGGAGGGCAAAATGTCCTGCGGCAAAATCAACGAGGTGCGCGAGTTTTTTAATGGAATAGGGGAAAACTGATGAGCGGAAAATTAATTACCATGGAGGGCCTGGACGGCAGCGGAAAGGCAACGCAGACCGAACTGCTCTGCAAAGCGCTGGCCGGGCGGGGCGTGCGTCTGCGCCGCGTTTCCTTTCCGGACTATAACGAGCCGTCCTCCGTTCTGGCCAGGATGTACCTGAACGGGGAATTCGGCGCCGATCCCGACGATGTGAACGCGTACGCCGCTTCCTCGTTTTACGCGGTCGACCGTTATGCGAGCTACCAAAAACACTGGCGGCAGGATTACCGTAACGGTTCCCTGATTATTGCCGACCGGTACACCACCTCCAACATCGTGTTTCAGCTTTCCAAGCTGCCGCGGGAACAGTGGCCCGGTTTTGTGGAGTGGGTGCAGGATTATGAATACGACAAGCTGGGGCTGCCCCGCCCCGATCTGACCATTTACCTCAATATGCCTCTGGAGGTTTCGCAGAAGCTTTTGAGCGGCAGGTACCATGGAAACGAAGAGAAGAAGGATATCCACGAAAGCAACGCGGAGTACCTGCGCGCATGCCGCACCAGCGCGGACTACGCGGTGCGGAGGCTGAACTGGAAAACGGTTCAGTGCGCGGACAGCGGGAGGCTGAAAACGGTTGAACAGATTCACGGCGAAGTCTTGGAGATTGCGGTGGGCGTGCTGTAGCCCGCGGCTTCCCTGCGAAAAAGAAGGACGGTTTGGTATGATTTGCTTTGCTGATTGGGAAATGCGCGGCGAGCTTGCCGAAATCTGGGCAAGCTGTTTCCACGAGCCGGTGCGTCCGGCAAAATATTTCCTCAATAATTATTATAAGCCCGAAAACTGTCTGGTTTATAAAATGGGGGAGAAAACCGCGTCCGTCGTTTATCTGCTGCCCGCCCGGATTCTTGCCGGCCCGGCGGCCGTACAGGCGCACTATATTTATGCGGCGGCTACTTTGCCGCAGTACCGCGGGCACGGCTGTATGGCGGCGCTTCTGGCCGCGGCCGCGCTGGTGGGGGCTAACCGGGGGGATCAGTATTCCGCGGTGCTTCCCGCCGAACCGGGGCTGTACGGCCTTTATGAAAAGTCCGACTATACGAAATTCTTTCAGGTCGGTACCGTTTCCCTGTCGCTGGAGGAAATGTGCTCTCTGGCCGATTCGGGGATTTCTGCCAGAGCCCTTCTGACGTATGGCCAGATGAACGGGCTCCGCCGGGAAAAGCTGGCGGGGAGAACCGGTTCCGTGCTTTGGAGCGACGAAGCGTTTGCCTTTGCCGCCGGAATGGGCAGAATCTACGGAGACAGAATGATCTGCTCCCGCACCGGTGAAAAATTCGCGTACGCCCTGTGCCGCCGGACGGATTCCGACGCCTGTACGGTTCTGGAACTGATGGCGGACGGCGATACCATCCGCGATCTTGCGGCGAACATTATCAGCGGCTTGCCGGCCGAACGGTATACGTTCCGTCTGCCCGTCTGGGAGACCCTTTTGGGAAAGCGGGGGGAAATATCCGATTTCGGAATGCTGAAGCCCCTCGGAGGGGCTGCTTTGGACCCGCTGCGTCAGGCTTCGGCCGCGCCGTATCTCGGACTGCCGCTGGATTAATTTTGGAGGTGTGAAAATGATTTATCTTTTTCTGGCAAATGGATTTGAGGAAATCGAAGCGCTGGCGACCGTCGATGTTTTAAGGCGCGCCGGCTGCGACGTAGTTACGGTCGGCGTCGGCGGCAAAAAAATCACCGGGTCGCATCGAATCGAAGTGACCGCCGACATAGAGGAAAAGGAAGCGGTGACGGACGGGCTGGATATGGTGGTGCTGCCGGGCGGAATGCCGGGAACGCTCAATCTTGAAAAATCCCCGATTGTGAAAGCCGTCATCCGTTACTGCGCGGAAAACGACCGATATCTCTGCGCGATCTGCGCGGCCCCCTCCATCCTTGGCCATATGAATCTGCTGAAAGAACATACGGCGACCTGTTTCCCGGGCTATGAGCAGGAGCTGCACGCAAAAACCGTGTCCTCCGGACCGGTCTGCGTCAGCGGAAAGATCGTCACGGCGAGGGGCGCGGGCGTCGCCGTCGAATTTGCGCTTCAAATTGTGGAAGTGCTGTTCGGCGCTGAAAAATCAAAGATGCTTAGGAAGTCGATGCAATGTATGTAAGAAATATCCGGGAAATCAAGATGAATCTGCGCGCGCGCTACCGCCAGTTCCGCGAAAAGCTGGGTGAGGACCGGAAAATCAGCCTGGATTCCACGATCCAGAGCAGGCTGCTCGCGCTGCGGGAATACGCGCTGGCGGACACGGTCTTTACGTATGTCAGCAAGTCGATCGAGGTGGACACGATTGCCCTGATCAAGGCCGCGCTGGCCAATCACAAGCTGGTCGCCGCGCCGCGCTGCGTTCCGGACACCTACGATATGGAATTCTTTTATATCACCTCTCTTGACGATCTGGAAAAAGGCAGCTTCGGCGTGCTGGAACCGATCGTATCGAAGTGCCGCAGGGTGACCGATTTTTCCCGGGGTTTCTGCATTGTGCCGGGACTCAGCTTTGACGCGCAGGGGTACCGCCTCGGTTACGGCAAGGGGTATTACGACCGCTTTCTGGCGGAGTTCGGCGGGACCACCGTCGGAATCTGCTATTCCGGCTGTGTCCAGTGGAATCTGCCCCACGGCTACTACGACAAGCCGGTCGACATTCTGATTACAGAGAAATACATCCGGAGAATGGCAAATCAGAAAAACTGAAGTGGCCATCCTGATGTTCAAAACAGGAGGACGTATCCATGAACGACGACAGGGACCTTAACGAGTACCACCAGAAAAAGGTGGAAAGCTTTAAGCTGAATATTCCCGATGAGGATTTAGGCGATACGCCGGGTACGGACCTTTCTTCCGATCTGCGCGGTACGGACGACGCCGGGGCCAACAGCGTCATCAGCAGCTACAGCGACCCGCGCGAGGCGCAGAGGGCAAAGTCCATGCAGGATGAAGCGGAAATCAAAGCAGAAAGGGCGCACCAGCTCCGCAACAAGGAAAAGGGCAGAAAAAACAAGGGCTTTTTCCGGTTCATCTGGATCATTATGGTTCTGTTTGCTTCCATCCTTTTTTCGCAGTTTCTGATTACGGGAATCAACGATATGCTTGCAATCGGCAAGGAAAAGGTGAGCGTGACGGTCGAAATACCGAAGAACGCCTCTACCAGGCAGGTTGCGGAAGTTCTGAACAGCGCCGGCATTATCCGCGACACGGGTTTCTTTCAGGTTTATTCCAAGCTGACGAAAGCGGACGGCCATTACAGCAACGGCAGCTATAAGATCGATACCAATATGGACTATGAAGCCATTATCAATAACCTTCAGTCTAATATGAACCGTGTGGATACCGTTAAAATCACCTTCAAAGAGGGCGCCAACATCCTTGAAATTGCGGACCTGATGGAGAAAAACGGAGTCTGCTCTTCCAAGGATATGCTTTCCGTCGTAAATTCCGACGCCTTTGATAAAAGCTATGAAATGCTTCAGGCAATCACAAACGAGCCGGACCGCTACTACAAGCTTGAGGGCTACCTTTTCCCGGACACCTATGAATTTTATAAGGACGAGGACCCCGAGCAGGCGGTCGAAAAGCTGATCAGCAACTGCAGCAAGAAGCTGACCAAGCAGATCCGCAATAAGGCGGCGGCAGAGAATATGACGATTGACCAGCTGATGACGCTGGCTTCCATGATCCAGGCGGAAGCGGCGGACAAAGACGATATGTACAAAATTTCCTCCGTTTTCCACAACCGCCTGAACAGCGGCGGAGAGGGCGACCTGCTTCGCCTGCGTTCGGACCCGACCACCTATTATCCGTACCGTACCAAGGCGGCCGTACCGTCCAATATACGCGAAACCTATAAGAGCAAATACGATACTTATACCATCAAGGGCCTGCCCGCGGGGCCGATCTG
Proteins encoded in this region:
- a CDS encoding GNAT family N-acetyltransferase yields the protein MICFADWEMRGELAEIWASCFHEPVRPAKYFLNNYYKPENCLVYKMGEKTASVVYLLPARILAGPAAVQAHYIYAAATLPQYRGHGCMAALLAAAALVGANRGDQYSAVLPAEPGLYGLYEKSDYTKFFQVGTVSLSLEEMCSLADSGISARALLTYGQMNGLRREKLAGRTGSVLWSDEAFAFAAGMGRIYGDRMICSRTGEKFAYALCRRTDSDACTVLELMADGDTIRDLAANIISGLPAERYTFRLPVWETLLGKRGEISDFGMLKPLGGAALDPLRQASAAPYLGLPLD
- the thyX gene encoding FAD-dependent thymidylate synthase; the encoded protein is MAKVTLIAYTPEPEKTVAQAAKLCYSPASIEEISEGLTGEKVASFVDMLAEIGHESPIEHASFTFGIEGVSRSFLAQMTRHRIASYSVQSQRYVTEACFEYVIPPEIEAIPEAKAEFLLAMKEDQKHYEKLTSLLKEKHKKTLTDAGKDEKSAERAAQKQAIEDARFVLPNACDTKMVCTMNARSLYNFFSHRCCNRAQWEIRAVAVEMLRLVRGVAPHLFRHCGPPCLRGACPEGKMSCGKINEVREFFNGIGEN
- a CDS encoding dTMP kinase, translated to MSGKLITMEGLDGSGKATQTELLCKALAGRGVRLRRVSFPDYNEPSSVLARMYLNGEFGADPDDVNAYAASSFYAVDRYASYQKHWRQDYRNGSLIIADRYTTSNIVFQLSKLPREQWPGFVEWVQDYEYDKLGLPRPDLTIYLNMPLEVSQKLLSGRYHGNEEKKDIHESNAEYLRACRTSADYAVRRLNWKTVQCADSGRLKTVEQIHGEVLEIAVGVL
- a CDS encoding DJ-1 family glyoxalase III, which produces MIYLFLANGFEEIEALATVDVLRRAGCDVVTVGVGGKKITGSHRIEVTADIEEKEAVTDGLDMVVLPGGMPGTLNLEKSPIVKAVIRYCAENDRYLCAICAAPSILGHMNLLKEHTATCFPGYEQELHAKTVSSGPVCVSGKIVTARGAGVAVEFALQIVEVLFGAEKSKMLRKSMQCM
- the mltG gene encoding endolytic transglycosylase MltG; this translates as MNDDRDLNEYHQKKVESFKLNIPDEDLGDTPGTDLSSDLRGTDDAGANSVISSYSDPREAQRAKSMQDEAEIKAERAHQLRNKEKGRKNKGFFRFIWIIMVLFASILFSQFLITGINDMLAIGKEKVSVTVEIPKNASTRQVAEVLNSAGIIRDTGFFQVYSKLTKADGHYSNGSYKIDTNMDYEAIINNLQSNMNRVDTVKITFKEGANILEIADLMEKNGVCSSKDMLSVVNSDAFDKSYEMLQAITNEPDRYYKLEGYLFPDTYEFYKDEDPEQAVEKLISNCSKKLTKQIRNKAAAENMTIDQLMTLASMIQAEAADKDDMYKISSVFHNRLNSGGEGDLLRLRSDPTTYYPYRTKAAVPSNIRETYKSKYDTYTIKGLPAGPICNPGADAIDAALNPASTKYYYFCHDKDGKAYYAATNAQHEANLKKAGLK
- a CDS encoding 5-formyltetrahydrofolate cyclo-ligase, which translates into the protein MYVRNIREIKMNLRARYRQFREKLGEDRKISLDSTIQSRLLALREYALADTVFTYVSKSIEVDTIALIKAALANHKLVAAPRCVPDTYDMEFFYITSLDDLEKGSFGVLEPIVSKCRRVTDFSRGFCIVPGLSFDAQGYRLGYGKGYYDRFLAEFGGTTVGICYSGCVQWNLPHGYYDKPVDILITEKYIRRMANQKN